In the genome of Arachis stenosperma cultivar V10309 chromosome 2, arast.V10309.gnm1.PFL2, whole genome shotgun sequence, the window aattttaaaatataaaaaaatacattatcagaaacttattattaattaggataaaatcaaattcacgAAGCAAATGAGAGAGCAGTGAGTCTTACCAGGGACGAAGGAGAAGCGGCCGGAGAGGCGAGCAGAGACGCTGGCGGCAACGAAGGGGAGTAGCCATGCAGGAAGAGAAATGGAGAATGACGGCGGCGCAGGAGTTGAACGGACTCAACAGAGTAGCGACGGCGGCGGAAGCGACGCTGGCGGAGAAGGGGGAAGGTAGCAACAGCTTTCTTAATTGCAAAACGGCTGAGCCGGTCCCCGGTCAAACCGTTGGTAGTTCAATcgatttattaaatatttttgtttatatatattttgcaggttatttttattataatttttttatgagaaactctttgtaattatatattttttgtatataaaatattaataaatatatgtgtaaatTATTTATAGtcagaaaaaaattataatatttattagtcatgtaacattatttattttttgttaattagaTATTAAtgttatattataaatttttgaaaaattttaggATAGTAGAAagttgtttattatttttcttatagcgaacttattttttaactaattcaCTTGAGTTTGTTTCATTTTTAATTGATTCTCTgacaaattctaattttttttctaatgaTATTCTTCATTGagtgtttatttatattaatttgaCGACACGTATCTtgtattcaaaatttaaaatgactagttttataaaaacaaataaaataaataaataatacataataagATTTGAAATATGTCAagcaaaaattatttaattatgtatgaattttattactaaataaatatttttatgaataTTCAATTTCCCAAAATACTATTCGTAATTGTGAATTTATTGCATTAATAGTAGATTTATTCAAACCAATTTAATTAGAGGCAAAAAGTTGGATAAAGTTGTATTACTAtgtatgtatttaatttttggtaaaaattcAGATATAGTTATTTTCGTATGAAGTGATATATAGTTGTGAATATTTCTCCTTCCACTTGACGCTTAagtagtatataaataatagaaGGAACAAAGTAGAAATATAACTCAAAAATAAGGGAAGTTCTATGGTGCTGGAATTAAAATCTATCCTCACCTACTGAAATAAGGTGTCATTCTCCTTGTGTTACGCGTGTCCTATAAAAATAACTGTCCCAATAAAATTATTACAGTTGATTCCAATACAAGTATAATCGGAACCCACAAATAACAGTATTTGTTCTCGACGTACTTAGTCCTAAACTTAAAATTAGCCATAAACACATTAATGATTCATTAAaagaaatatattttataatgctttatattattttaatttacctCTTTGTAGACTGACTTTGGATTCTGATAAAACTTTCATGCAATTTAGGAGTAGATTATGTACAATAAAATTGTTAATCGGTTTAGCTTGTGTTTgagtaataataaataaataaataaataatgaaccTCTATTACTAATAAGGGAAAAAAAAGTTTATGGccaataataaaagaaaaaatccaaagaaaaaaatttatggCCAATAAATTTCCCCATCATGTCATAAACTCATAATACTTAAcctaaataaacaaaaatgttgccttctttaaaaaatttaaattaaaagttaacTAAATATAACGAAGGATATATCTTGttatagaaaaatatatatatacttacaCATGCATCATGGTTTGATATATCATTATCATTTTTTTAGGTGATCTTActatcatttttattaattgtgTTTTGCAGAAGTTAGATCTTTTACTTTTATataacacacaaaaaaaaaaacaaaaaaaaaatttgagtggCTCATTAGTATACTTATGTGATTATGTCCatgttgttgattttttttgtgtGACTTTATGTTCATATTGATTATTTCTCTTactcttaaataaaatttacattggttaccaaaaaaaaatatattttttatatgaaataatcaaagttttctaattcaaattataaaaatagatTTTGGGAATAATATGTTTATccatttataaaataaattcgAGATAATTAGTTAAGTTTAGAATCAAATCGGTTCGATATTTGTTAGAGAATATTATAGATTTAATGTTAACAAGATAAATAAGATTGATTTGTATAATAACTAATTAgactaattatttataattttaaagatgaaaattatttatatgtgttCTTTTAAAAGAAACTATTTTTACTATAAATtcgataattaaattaaattacatcattgtcttttgaaaaatgataaaacaaaaatatcgactaaaaaataaaaggccaaaatattaattataagaaCAATTACACAACGATAACCTAACTACAATATACATCTCTCTTAATATTAATGGATACTCACACTTGGATACCTAATAAGTGGTGCTTCTAATAGTGATCTTCAGTGTATTGTGATCTGTAGAGTTCAAGATTGttcataatttattaataataacaaaacatgaaaaataattttttttttcttatggtGTTTGttatagaattttaaaatttaatatttaattaataaaaaagttgaaataattaatatttaatttaaaatataaaaatgaataaattttaaatattataaaagaaaaattaaattcaacatCAAATAATAAACACTAAGAAATTGACTAACAAGTTTATTGTGCACACCCACTTTTAAATCGTGCGAAAGCCCCGTTAAAATCTAAAACCAGGtctacaaaaaaaattaaaataatgtaaaatatatttctttaaataaattGTTAACATGTATTTATGGGTAGTTTTAAATTTACAACTAAATAATTTAGGGGACAAATGCTATAATTTGTTGGTCTCGTCGTCCCGATTCTGCTTGTACTGGAATCAACTGTGAAAATTGTAATGAGACTGTCACTCCCATGGGACACGCGTAATCATAAAAGAAAAGACACGTTTCTTCATTAGGTGAAGATGAAATTGAGTTTCAGCACCATAGAATTTTCCCAAAAATAAAATCCAAGAACAAATAAGAAACCATGATCGCCCAAAAGAACCTCATCACCCTCTTCTTATTCCTTATCATCTTCACTTCTTCAGCCACCTTTCTTGACAACTCCATAGAACCCAGATCACTTAACCTACACAAAGAACAAACCTTATCCCACTTCAGATTCTATTGGCAAGAGAAATTTTCAGAACCAAAAGCAACATCAATCGAAATAGTTTCACCAGTTCCAAAATACAACAACACCGCAAAATTTGGTTCAATTAGAGCCATAGACATAGCTTTGACCATAGGACCGAATGTGAGCTCCAAGGTTGTTGGAAGAGCTCAGGGTGTCTATGTCTCGGCATCGGAAACCGAGATCGATCTTCTGATGATTCAGAATATTGTGTTCTACGAGGGAAGGTACCATGGAAGCTCCATAACCGCCATGGGAAGGAATCCGATCTTCAGTAAGGTAGTTAGGGAGTTGGATGTTGTTGGTGGCAGCGGGCATTTTAGGTTTGCTAAAGGGTATGCTGAATTGAGGACTATATCTTCGGATCCTAAGACTCTTGATACTGCGGTTCAGTACGATGTTTATGTTTATCATCATTGATGCTAACCAAGGATTAGATTTTGGTTGCACTTATGACAGTTGGTATTGCTAT includes:
- the LOC130963345 gene encoding dirigent protein 22-like → MIAQKNLITLFLFLIIFTSSATFLDNSIEPRSLNLHKEQTLSHFRFYWQEKFSEPKATSIEIVSPVPKYNNTAKFGSIRAIDIALTIGPNVSSKVVGRAQGVYVSASETEIDLLMIQNIVFYEGRYHGSSITAMGRNPIFSKVVRELDVVGGSGHFRFAKGYAELRTISSDPKTLDTAVQYDVYVYHH